The genome window AAGTGGCGTTGGGGTAAGAGCACTGGGATCGGCTGTCTTCAGCGGCCGTTCTTTTATTCATTTATCGGGGTGTGCTGTGGCTTAGGATCGGCGGCTAAAGCGGCCGATCCTTGGCTGAGTTTGCACTGGGATCGGCTGTCTTTATACTCACGCGCATCATGATTTGTGAAAAACGTATTCATGCTACTTCGCTATCTTAGCGTAGGGGCTTTGCTTGCGAAGACCGCGCAAAGGCCGCACGCATAGGAAGTTGTAAAACTTTAGCTGCCTTCGCGGGTGCCGCCCTTCGACAAGCTCAGGGCCTAGAGCCTGTCGAAACGACAAGCAGCACCCCTACGCCAGATGCTTCGATTTCACAAATCACAATTTATCATGCGCGGCAGTATAGCTGCCGTTCTTTCATTTCGTTTATCGGTTCATGCAGTGACTTAGGATCGGAGGCAGCTAAAAGCGGGCGATCCTGATTGGGGCTCGTTATTTACTTTTTAAGTATCCTTCCTTGCGTTGCTGAAAACATAAAGTAATAGGTTTGAGTAGTTCTGCTAATTAACCCCCTGTTGCTATGAAAAACGATCACCCTGCAGCCCATCGTCGGGCGTGTCTCAAACTCGTGCTTGGCCTGTTGGCCGTTTGGTTCTCAGTCAGCTTCGGTTGCGGCATACTATTTCGGGACTGGTTGGATGCCAATGCGCCGCAAGTCGGTAATGCGCCCTTTGGGTTCTGGATGGCGCAACAAGGTGCCATCATCTGCTTCGTTCTCTTGCTCGTGGTCTACGCGTTCTTAATGAACCGCCTCGATGCCAAGCACGGCTACACTGAAGACAAGTAACCTGAGCTTAATACGATGACACAAGATCACCTGAATTTTATTTTTATTGGGCTCTCGTTTGCGCTCTACATTGGTATCGCAGTTAAATCCCGAGCGGGTTCGACTAAGGAATACTATACTGCCGGTGGCGGTGTTTCTCCCTTGGCAAATGGTATGGCGACTGCGGCGGACTGGATGTCGGCTGCCACGTTCATTTCGATGGCTGGCACG of Lentimonas sp. CC4 contains these proteins:
- a CDS encoding DUF4212 domain-containing protein encodes the protein MKNDHPAAHRRACLKLVLGLLAVWFSVSFGCGILFRDWLDANAPQVGNAPFGFWMAQQGAIICFVLLLVVYAFLMNRLDAKHGYTEDK